A part of Peromyscus maniculatus bairdii isolate BWxNUB_F1_BW_parent chromosome 10, HU_Pman_BW_mat_3.1, whole genome shotgun sequence genomic DNA contains:
- the Jchain gene encoding immunoglobulin J chain, with protein sequence MKKTHLLLWGVLAIFFKAVLVTGDDERILLADNKCMCTRVTSRIIRSTENPNEDIVERNIRIVVPLNNRENISDPTSPLRTKFVYHLSDLCKKCDPVEVELGDQVVTASQSTLCNEDSAVPETCYMYNRNKCYTSMVPLMYRGETKMVTTALTPDSCYPD encoded by the exons ATGAAGAAGACCCACTTGCTTCTCTGGGGAGTCCTGGCCATTTTTTTCAAGGCTGTCCTTGTAACCG GTGATGATGAAAGGATCCTTCTTGCTGACAACAAATGCATGTGTACCCGAGTTACTTCCAGGATCATCCGGTCCACCGAGAATCCTAATGAGGACATTGTGGAGAGAAATATCCGAATTGT cGTCCCTCTGAACAACAGGGAGAATATCTCGGATCCCACCTCTCCACTGAGAACGAAATTTGTGTACCATTTGTCGGACCT CTGTAAGAAATGCGATCCTGTGGAAGTGGAGCTGGGTGATCAGGTTGTCACTGCCAGCCAGAGCACTCTCTGCAATGAAGACAGTGCTGTTCCCGAGACCTGCTACATGTACAACAGAAACAAGTGCTACACATCCATGGTCCCACTTATGTATCGTGGTGAGACTAAAATGGTGACCACAGCTCTGACCCCTGACTCCTGCTACCCCGACTAG
- the Utp3 gene encoding something about silencing protein 10, with translation MVKRSRRRGAAQWAAVRAKAGRPAADENEDDLEPPPSPGDSSYYQDQVDEFHEARSRAALAKGWNEVDSGEEDGDEEEEVLALDIDDEDEEDGEGSEDEEDGEDSDDNDDDDGGSSVQSEAEASVDPSLSWGQRKKLYYDTDYGSKSRRRQSQQEVEEEEREEEEEAQVIQRRLAQALQEDDFGVAWVEAFAKPVPQVDEAETRVVKDLAKVSVKEKLKMLRKESPELLELIEDLKVKLTEMKDELEPLLQLVEKGVIPPGKGSQYLRTKYNLYLNYCANISFYLILKARRVPAHGHPVIERLVTYRNLINELSVVDQKLSSEIRHLLTAKDGAVKKELNPKAKLTKTKPKPVSQTAAAAADLPDDPDLDEAALKYSKEMEDRQKLKRKKEENNAEEQALEEQNAKRAITYQIAKNRGLTPRRKKIDRNPRVKHREKFRRAKIRRRGQVREVRREEQRYSGELSGIRAGVKKSIKLK, from the coding sequence ATGGTGAAGAGATCCCGGCGGCGTGGGGCGGCCCAGTGGGCAGCTGTGCGGGCCAAGGCAGGTCGCCCCGCCGCGGACGAAAATGAGGACGATTTAGAGCCGCCGCCCTCTCCAGGGGACTCCAGCTACTACCAGGATCAGGTAGACGAGTTCCATGAGGCGCGATCTCGGGCAGCCTTGGCTAAAGGCTGGAACGAAGTCGACAGCGGGGAGGAGGACggtgatgaggaggaagaggtgctAGCCCTAGATATTGATGATGAAGACGAGGAAGATGGAGAGGGCTCGGAGGACGAGGAGGATGGCGAGGACAGTGACGATAATGACGATGATGATGGTGGGAGCTCTGTGCAGAGTGAGGCTGAGGCCTCTGTGGATCCCAGCTTGTCCTggggtcagaggaaaaagctTTATTATGACACGGACTATGGTTCCAAATCCCGACGCCGTCAGAGTCAGCAAGAagtagaagaggaggaaagagaggaagaggaggaggcgcAGGTCATTCAGCGGCGCCTGGCCCAGGCCCTGCAAGAGGATGATTTTGGAGTCGCTTGGGTGGAGGCCTTTGCAAAACCAGTGCCCCAGGTGGATGAAGCTGAGACTCGGGTCGTGAAGGATTTGGCCAAAGTCTCGGTGAAAGAGAAGCTGAAAATGTTGAGAAAAGAATCACCAGAGCTCTTGGAGCTGATAGAAGACCTCAAGGTCAAGTTGACAGAGATGAAAGATGAATTAGAGCCGTTGTTACAGTTGGTGGAGAAAGGAGTCATTCCCCCTGGAAAAGGAAGCCAGTACCTGAGGACCAAGTATAACCTATACTTGAACTACTGCGCCAACATCAGCTTTTATTTGATCTTAAAAGCCAGGAGAGTGCCTGCACACGGGCATCCTGTTATAGAAAGGCTTGTCACTTACAGAAATCTGATCAACGAGCTGTCCGTTGTGGATCAGAAACTGTCCTCCGAAATCCGTCACCTACTCACAGCCAAGGATGGTGCTGTAAAGAAAGAACTGAATCCAAAAGCAAAATTAACCAAGACCAAGCCGAAGCCCGTTTCACAgacggctgctgctgctgctgatctgCCTGATGACCCTGATCTTGATGAAGCGGCACTGAAATACTCTAAGGAAATGGAAGACCGGCAaaagttgaaaagaaagaaagaagaaaataatgctgAAGAACAGGCTCTCGAAGAGCAGAATGCAAAGAGAGCTATTACCTACCAGATTGCTAAAAACAGGGGACTTACGCCTAGGAGGAAGAAGATTGATAGGAACCCCCGAGTCAAACATAGGGAAAAGTTCAGAAGAGCCAAAATTCGAAGGCGAGGCCAGGTTCGTGAAGTTCGCAGAGAAGAACAGCGCTATAGTGGTGAACTGTCTGGCATCCGTGCCGGAGTTAAAAAGAGCATTAAGCTTAAGTAA